The DNA window ATACATGTTTCCTCCTTGCAGCAgtctaaaatatacaaatctgTACACAACAAACGTGTATCTCATTATTCCAATTGAAATGTTGTACAAAGCTGTACACATAAGAGAGttcaatctttaataaaattagttataaaagTGAAAACAAAACGCTACATATACAAATAGTAAAGTTCTTACAATCTAATTCTATGGCCGcagtaataacattttatatatttgtgtacatatatataatttgtatgaaaaatgGTGTTAAAAGATTCGAGTGATGAAAAGTACAATTGTGAAATATGTAGCAATGGTATTAACTGTGATAAAGGTGCTTTGATCGATATaacattaagtatatatattttagtaataaatataatagtttttagaTATAGCGTAACAAGACTTTAGTCCatgaaatatctcttttctttttttttcttccttgaaATGGTGAATGCTTATGTATTTTGCAGAATGAAgcgaaaaattgcaataatgttTGCAATCGTTAATGTGAATCGACTATATTAATCGTCTACTCGTCGAGGTGCCATTAACTTTGTAAGTCGGGTGGTACCGTCGTGGGCGATTGCAACTGCAAGTGCATGAGCCTTCGAACAGGACCACCGATTATGTTCCCGGTCGGACCGGAACCACCGGCCTCGGCTTCCATACTTTCTCGCAAATTTGCCTCTACGGGATCCGCGCTGTTATCGTCATCATTCGCTACCGTATTCTCGTCTTTTACCATCTGCGATTGCAGTTGCGAGTCCAACAATCGCATATATTTATCCATATCACCGCCTTTGTCCTCGTCATCACCACCTAGCGATCCCTCTGAGCTGCCTTCGAACTCTCCCTCTCCTCCCGGAACAACTAAATCGAGAATGCCTCTCAATGTACTATCAAATACGTCCGCGTCAAAGTCTATTCGACCACCATCCTCCGCATCTTGCATGTCATTGTCCATCGATTGTTCTCTAGAATTAAAATCcacaattgtttattttcgACTAAATTACAAGTAAATCAGATACATTGGTTTgttcttcaaaattatatctattccTAAGATACATAGATGTTATACCCTAAGAAATGCACGCCATCAATGTCGCTGGTTTGATTGAGGAATGATTGCACCTTCTCTCGGAGACTTAAAGATTCTTGATCCAATTTTTTATCCTTAAAATTGCCCCACTGTTTGTTCAAGTATATATCTAATTGCTCTGGATCCACATTTAGCCAACTATCACTATCCGCGGGACTCAGCATAGTTTCATCTTGagctatgtataaaaataaaatataaatataaaataaaatataaatataaaataaaatttaaacgtagtaacaaatatacaatttaacgTAATCGAGAAATTACTATGCTACTTTATAAGAAAGatcgcaatttaaaatataaatttaaagtaataaataacaaattaccATGCATTTCAATGTCATTTGTTTGAATATTCTCCCATGCTTCTAAAACTTTTTGAGCATCACTTTCGTACAAATCTgagatattatcaaataaagttGCATGCTTCAAGAAATACTCTTTTGCTGTAGACAACAGTTTCTCACGTTCCTGGCTACCTTCCAACAGATCTCTAAAATAACCGTTCGCTTCTAAACGTGCTAGGTAAGCATTGAAAGCTGGTTCATTcagctttaatttttctgcatCATCAGGAACGTTCAACTGTTCCTTGGTACGTTTTCTACGTTCCTCATTGGCCCGAGCTACTAGCATTTCTAAACCGCATGCTATCTTAACTCCGAGGACATGAGCATTGTATTTTGAGCAAGTTGCAGGTGGTATGTTCCAACCTGTTCTTGGA is part of the Cataglyphis hispanica isolate Lineage 1 chromosome 18, ULB_Chis1_1.0, whole genome shotgun sequence genome and encodes:
- the LOC126856345 gene encoding protein ecdysoneless, whose protein sequence is MPRQKMANIAVTHKAKEEDTLECFLYPKFCYASDPDAITEAKLSEEIAKYNEEIAPFIVDYIWHGDSLNFRPRTKQAMLLNRILEGSAVEEDYHTLPHIYANLRFDEDIGDEWFTVFLIFRLTKVFNGLIARVVDSDGEFLLIEAANVLPLWASPETCQDRVFIHNGDIHVIRERGTSFPNLLNNINGKPHISKMSEKVQLVLQKRIGIYPDEIQKRKHKARAFLPEKAASILRLEPRLIAPVIRTICHSDPLERRVCRAMRYFPPEQRTMVNVRMTKCLYAMVTHCRYTGDPRTGWNIPPATCSKYNAHVLGVKIACGLEMLVARANEERRKRTKEQLNVPDDAEKLKLNEPAFNAYLARLEANGYFRDLLEGSQEREKLLSTAKEYFLKHATLFDNISDLYESDAQKVLEAWENIQTNDIEMHAQDETMLSPADSDSWLNVDPEQLDIYLNKQWGNFKDKKLDQESLSLREKVQSFLNQTSDIDGVHFLGEQSMDNDMQDAEDGGRIDFDADVFDSTLRGILDLVVPGGEGEFEGSSEGSLGGDDEDKGGDMDKYMRLLDSQLQSQMVKDENTVANDDDNSADPVEANLRESMEAEAGGSGPTGNIIGGPVRRLMHLQLQSPTTVPPDLQS